AATAACAGAAAACAATGAAATTTTCACCTCAAGGAAAACAGTGATACCATTTTAACATCTAAGGGCCGGCCATATATAATAGTAAACATAAATGATACCGCACAATGTTCGGATGTATCTTCTTTAGGCTTTACGGCAAATATCTTTTTTCGGGTAGTGCTCCGATTATACCAAAATGAATACTAAAGTGGTCTAAAGATGGTGTGAGGAAAATTTCAAAGTTCGAGTTAAAAAACACAGGCTTAGCTACGCCGAGTATTTTTAGTGATGAAATTTGAAATTTTCATAGCGAGATTGGACTATTTTATACCAGTAATTTCAAGTGATAAATGGTATTAGCTATATAAAACCTAAGCAGTCCGGACCCTGGCAGTCCGGTATCCGTAATATCCAATATAACCGTAACAAACGGTGACAAATAAAAATGCCAGTTTAAACCCTATTCCATCTATCAGCGCTCCACAAATTAACGGAATAATTGCCCCTCCTACAATTGCCATACAAAGCAATCCGGAACCTTTGGGTTTTAGATCTTTAATTCCATCAATAGCTAACGTAAAAATAGTTGGGAACATAATAGAGTTAAACAAACCTACAGCTAAAATACTCCACATAGAAACCAGTCCGTTTGTGGTAATAGATACGATAATCAGCAATACTGCCGATGCCGCAAACATGCTCAGTACTTTTCCCGGTTTCATTATTTTGGTCAAATACGACCCGATAAAGCGGCCCACCATTGCTCCCGACCAGTAAAAAATTACAAAAATCCCCAATAAAGCTTTGTCATCTGCTCCATCCAAAGATTTGAAAAATAGAGTAGCCACCGTATCGGCAATTGCCATTAAGGTATTACTCTCTCTAATTAAAGGAACCATTCCGGACTCTTGGAAGTAATTTACCAGAAAACTCCCGATAGAAACCTCAGCACCAACATAAAAGAAAATTCCCAACACCCCTAACATCAAATTTCTTTGAGAAAAAACCTGGGCATAAGTCCCTGCCGATTTTTCGCTAATCAATTTCGGAAGTTTTGCAAATAAAAACACAGCAGCAATCAAAACAATAAAGATCGCCAATCCTAAAAATGGCTTTTGAACCGCCAATGCTTCCGAAGTAAAATACGTTTCTTTTGCTTCGGATGATAAAGAAGCTATTTCTTCTTTATTTTTAATCGTATCACTTAAAATAAATAAAGCACCCACAGCCGGAGCAATTGCTGTTCCCAGCGAATTAAATGCCTGCGATAAGTTCAATCGACTGGACGCCCCTTCTTCCGAGCCCAATACTGCCACATATGGATTTGCTGCCACCTGAAGAATCGTCATTCCTCCTGCTAAAATAAAATAAGCCACTAAAAAGACACCAAAAACACGATAAGATGCCGCAGGGTAAAATAGCAAACATCCTGTCGCCATGGTTAATAATCCCAGTAGAATCCCCCTTTTGTATCCGATTTTGGATAAAATATAACTTGCGGGAACCGACAGTACAAAATAAGCTCCAAAAAATGCAAATTGAACTAAAATAGCTTCTCTGTATGTCAGTGTAAATAGTTCTCTCAATCTCGGCACTAATGAATCTACCAATACAGTAATAAATCCCCATAAAAAGAACAACGAGGTTAATAAGATAAAAGCACTTCTGTACGATTTATTTGTTGACATAATTTATGTTTTATTAAAAAAGTTTGATTTGTAATTTTTATTTTTTCCGTCTTTATATACATTATAACTAAACCATTCGTGAATGGAATAAGCGCCATATGCTCCTTGTTTGTTGACAGCAATATATCCGACCTGAAAATTTGTATAATCGCTATTTGGTTTGCTGACAATTCTCTCTATAGCCTCTTCACAGGCTTCTTGCGGAGTTCTCCCTTGCCGCATTAGTTCAACAATTAAAAAACTCCCCACGGTTTTTAAAACCTCTTCTCCCAGGCCTGTGGCAGTAGCACCCCCTACTTCATTATCTACAAACAATCCGGAACCGATAATAGGAGAATCGCCCACTCTCCCTGCCATTTTATATGCCAGTCCGCTTGTAGTACACGCGCCTGAAATGTTTCCGTCTTTATCAATGGCCAACATTCCAATCGTATCGTGATTTTCTATATTGATAACAGGTTTGTATTCCGATGTTTCTTTCCATTTCTCCCAAGCCTTTTTAGAAGCTTCCGTTAACAAATTCTCTCTTTTAAAGCTCTGAGAAACAGCAAACTGCTCTGCTCCTTTTCCGGCTAACAAAACATGTGGTGTCTCTTCCATCACTTTTCTGGCAACAGAAACGACATGTGTAATATTTTGTACGTAAACTACGGCTCCGTAATTTCCTTGGCCATCCATGATACAGGCATCTAACGTAACATTTCCATCGCTGTCCGGCAAACCTCCCTTTCCTACGGATTGCCCTTTCTCATTGGCTTCTTCTACTCTGCAACCTTGTTCAACAGCATCTAAAGACGTACCTCCTTTTACTAAAACTTCCGAAGCCGCATGTACTGCATCAGGTGTATTCCACGTGGCAATGACGATAGGTCTTACGGGTTTGGAGGCTGCTATTGCTTTGCGTTCCTCTTTTGTCTCACAGCCTATCACACTTACTGCCGTGACCACTCCTAAGGTTGATAAAGAGGTATTTTGAAGGAATTTTCTTCGTTTCATTGTTACTTAGTTGCCGGCAACCCACTCAAGGTATCTGGCATTTTGTAAATATATCTATATTTTTTATTAAAACAGGTTTTCTCAAAAGTTTAAATGAGTTCATTTTTAAATGAATTGTTATGGAGAAAATAGAATGTTAATATCTTTGCCTTCCGGTATTTTATACCATGAGACCTTTGCAGAATTGATTTGACAAAAAAATTCGACGCCCGAAGAACATTTTCAACCGGAATAACCCATTGGTTTTGAGGATTTAAAATTTTCGGGAAGGAAGAAATTTGAAGTCAAATCGATTCAAATACGGAATATATCACTATTTTGCAAAGGTCTCACCATTTTAATTTTACTCAATGAAAAACGATTGTTTTCTTAGTATCGCTACGATTGCTTTACATACTTTAACTTTCAAACTTGAAACAATATAAACATGCGTACGAAATCAGTAAAAAAGAATAAAATTAATGTAGTTACTCTGGGTTGTTCTAAGAATATTTATGATTCTGAGGTATTGATGGGGCAGTTACAAGCAAGTGGAAAAGAAGTTGTACATGAAGATGAGTATGATGATGGAAATATTGTGGTGATCAATACTTGTGGCTTTATAGGAAAAGCAAAAGAAGAATCTGTAGACACTATTTTGCATTATATAGAAAAAAAAGAAGCAGGAGAAGTAGATAAGATATATGTAACAGGTTGCCTGAGCGAGTGCTATAAACCTGATTTGGAAAAAGAAATCTCCGAAGTAGATCAATATTTCGGCACACGTGATTTGCCTAATCTGTTAAAAGTTCTGGAAGCGGATTATAAGCATGAATTAATAGGAGAGCGATTAACGACAACCCCGCCACATTATGTCTATTTAAAGATTGCAGAAGGTTGCGACCGCCCTTGTTCATTTTGCGCAATTCCGTTGATGAGGGGAAAGCACAGATCAACTCCAATAGAAGCTATTATTGCCGAAGCAACCCACCTGGCAAAAAAAGGAATCAAAGAAGTGATGCTCATTGCCCAGGATCTTACCTACTACGGATTGGACATTTATAAAAAGAGAGCATTAGGCGAGCTGTTGCAGGCACTTGCAAAAGTAGAAGGTATTAAATGGATTCGCATGCATTATGCC
This window of the Flavobacteriaceae bacterium genome carries:
- a CDS encoding MFS transporter, encoding MSTNKSYRSAFILLTSLFFLWGFITVLVDSLVPRLRELFTLTYREAILVQFAFFGAYFVLSVPASYILSKIGYKRGILLGLLTMATGCLLFYPAASYRVFGVFLVAYFILAGGMTILQVAANPYVAVLGSEEGASSRLNLSQAFNSLGTAIAPAVGALFILSDTIKNKEEIASLSSEAKETYFTSEALAVQKPFLGLAIFIVLIAAVFLFAKLPKLISEKSAGTYAQVFSQRNLMLGVLGIFFYVGAEVSIGSFLVNYFQESGMVPLIRESNTLMAIADTVATLFFKSLDGADDKALLGIFVIFYWSGAMVGRFIGSYLTKIMKPGKVLSMFAASAVLLIIVSITTNGLVSMWSILAVGLFNSIMFPTIFTLAIDGIKDLKPKGSGLLCMAIVGGAIIPLICGALIDGIGFKLAFLFVTVCYGYIGYYGYRTARVRTA
- a CDS encoding glycosylasparaginase, giving the protein MKRRKFLQNTSLSTLGVVTAVSVIGCETKEERKAIAASKPVRPIVIATWNTPDAVHAASEVLVKGGTSLDAVEQGCRVEEANEKGQSVGKGGLPDSDGNVTLDACIMDGQGNYGAVVYVQNITHVVSVARKVMEETPHVLLAGKGAEQFAVSQSFKRENLLTEASKKAWEKWKETSEYKPVINIENHDTIGMLAIDKDGNISGACTTSGLAYKMAGRVGDSPIIGSGLFVDNEVGGATATGLGEEVLKTVGSFLIVELMRQGRTPQEACEEAIERIVSKPNSDYTNFQVGYIAVNKQGAYGAYSIHEWFSYNVYKDGKNKNYKSNFFNKT
- the rimO gene encoding 30S ribosomal protein S12 methylthiotransferase RimO, which codes for MRTKSVKKNKINVVTLGCSKNIYDSEVLMGQLQASGKEVVHEDEYDDGNIVVINTCGFIGKAKEESVDTILHYIEKKEAGEVDKIYVTGCLSECYKPDLEKEISEVDQYFGTRDLPNLLKVLEADYKHELIGERLTTTPPHYVYLKIAEGCDRPCSFCAIPLMRGKHRSTPIEAIIAEATHLAKKGIKEVMLIAQDLTYYGLDIYKKRALGELLQALAKVEGIKWIRMHYAFPTGFPMDVPEVMKKEPHVCNYIDIPLQHINTEILKSMKRGTTHEKTTELIRKFRETVPGIAIRTTLIVGYPGETEAHFQELKNWVEEMRFERLGVFEYSHEENTGAYALKDDVPADVKFRRVNEIMELQSRISWEINQKKLGKTYACLFDRKEGNYFYGRTEFDSPDVDNDVLVDTGKYNIKIGEFANIKIYEAGDFDLYGVPVL